The segment GATTTCTTatcttaacttttaaaaagttacagTACTCATAAAAATACGATTTGTTCTCTTACCTTTCAAAGATTTGCTTTCAAAGTAACAAgtgtctaatttttttttggttggaATTATTTTGGTCACattctaaaacatatttttaaaatatattactacaCAAAGGAATAACGACTTTTAATGATTGATAAAGTGCCTTCAAGACTAACCAGTTTTGTCACTCTGTTTTCAGATTCAGTATCATGAGTAGTTCGAAGAGTTGtcttgatattattttctagCAGGTAAACAAAtactgatatataatatttatttttctatttattgagTATCGGTCTTATCATTACTTTTACATACCTGATTTAATTGGCTTGTTAAGCATGGTTCGATTTGCCCAAACATCCAGGGAAATATTTCGttgattattatctttttcgtTTAACTAtggagaaaaaatataataaataagtaatatcgagataaaaaaataaaatatgacaagATGTTTAAAATAGTAGAGCAAATTACACGAAAAAGGTGATGCGAGGGTATacgagtataaaatttttaataagtaaacttGTATTGATATTGAGACTATCGCAagaacatatgtatttaaataaaactaaagtttttttctgttttgctatgaattttattactacatTTTAGCCGAAATTTCGATTTCTttgcagtaaccgtgatcaccggTAGACAAGATGAGCGTGTGTCAGTCAGTCTTGTCTTTTGACATTTCCATCTAACGAATTCTTAATTTCTTCGAGAACTACTTTGGATGAACCTAGAATCGGTTGACTGTGTCTTGAGGTCGAGTAACGTGAGATATGGATTTGAgattttatacttttgatGGGGCGACCCATACCttcaattgaaattaataggTTTTTTAGTGTCGATAGCCTCGCGGACCAAGCTCTGTTTATACCTTTACGAGCGAGGTGATCAGGGTTACTGGCAAATAGTCGATACGTCaggtaaaatattgtataataaaattgcgtAGGTATTAGGAGATAAATAGATAAGATATACattcaaatatcttttaatacaaGGTAAAAGGATATTTATTAGTTTGCTTTATAGTTGCATGTACCTACGTAATATACAACAATATGCAATTTTACTTAGCAAAAGGTAGATCTCCATAATTTTAGGGAAAAGGGCAAGTTGTTTCAATGTCATATTCTTCTTAACTCGCCTTACGTCACTGGCATTAAAAtgctttatatttctatatgtcAATGTTAGACATTGTGCTTACCTCGGACTTTTTTGCACTTGGAGTGGATTTTCCTGAaatcttgtaaaatattttatttagtgcaTATTTTCCTGGTCGTAAGGTGGTTAAATTAGTAGCAGTAAGACTTAGGCCCTTTGTAATACTATGGATTATATCATGATCAGgatatttgatattgttttgagtaatattgttattactgTAAAGTAAAAGTTATTACCACACTATCAAAATCTCCTTCAAgaatttatctaaaattaaaataaaaacttttgacTAACAATAAGTATAAGTAGCGGTGTTATGTACAATcaaaagtttaaaagaaattagacTTACGAGTTTTCTATGTGTACTAAAGGCATCAACGAAGAGACAAGTTCTGTAGTATTCCTTTTGTTTTCACTCAAATCTGCAGATTTTGTTTCTTCCAATAGCTTTAgactagtttttttattagtattcaataacaatttacGAGTCATAGCgttgttattactttttattgttgtaGTAGATTTTTCAGTAAAATCAAAATCGTCGATTATAATAATCGTAGGATTCCTTGAAgttgttacattattattttcatgtatAATATCATCACCTTTAGAGGGCTTTGTTTCTGCGTTAGTTGcaaattttttcttacatttatgaaaaattttcgaAATAGGTCTTTTTTCAACGTAATTAGGTTTTGAAGTtggtttttctttgttttctttCTTACCTAAAAACTTCAAGGTAACTCCTACTAACCTATTAAGGAACCCAACTTTTGTTTTTCCTGTTAAAACTATTGTAGTATGTTGGGTTTTAGGTTTGGAAGtttttgatgaaatatttcttgtaGTTTtacgtttttcatttattatacaaagctgtttgtttgtttgatcagttttggtttttatttttgaatttgtaCTGCTATTGTTGGGCTTTTTAGTATTCTCAAATTTTTTGGTATTGCTTAAAGGAGTCAATGTTtgattataaactttttttttcgatgaaaaagtgttattatttttggtcGTTGACTCTAATTCAAATTCTCCTTTATTCATTTCTACGGTTTTTAAACCAcccaataatttaaaaagatcatttaaattgtgattcaAAGTATCCGTTTCTAAGGCTACCTCTTCCTTGTCATTTGCCTCATTTTTTTCAtctgttgttttgtttaaaataaaagtgtttgCAGTATTTATTTCTTCCGTTACTGTTACTATACTTAAATTACCTATTGAATGTTTCGCTAAATGTCTTTGGCGTCTTGTTTCTCTcacattattatgaaaatttgtatTCCAAAAGTTGGCAATATTATGAGACAATAACGGAGTTTTGGCCCGATTTTCGATTGAAGAATGTCTTTTATTTCTCTCTTTTAGTTGTTTTATCAGCGTTTGGTCTCTTTTATTTTgacctatttttaatttatgggacaactttttaaataattgttttacaacttttccttttttcttttctctttttatttcGTCTACATCAAAATACAAAGGTGTTTTAACATTATCTTCAAATGTCATAACTTTGGTTATATTACTCGAAGgtccaaattttttatatgctgTAAGATCCTTGTCACAAATTAAGTTAACCTTTACATTATTAAgcgtataaaaactttttctgtTTATGTCTTCTGCACTAGCCTTAAACGatcgtttattaaaatttctttttatcttaGTATTAATGCACTTATTAATACTAGAGATGCACATTTTTCCTgtcttaaaaacattttcatcaaAAACGTTATTCTCaacaatattctttaatttaacgtCAAGTGATTGTAAGTGATTAAGGAGTTTACCCTTGggataatttttatgacactCCCGTTTGTCAATACTAGTAGAAATCATCTGACAAGTTTTACCTCGACATTTGTCATTAAgtcttttataatagttatttaatgttgtatCCAGTTTATGAACactatcttttaattttcttcctCCAGTGGGATTCATCCAGAAAAACGTTTGAATTTCAGTACAATGATCAGTCACGTAGTTAACTAGGTTATCAAATTCGAATATTAATTCACTAATAACCGCATCACTTGCGGCACATGGCTTGCACatggttttgttaattttgcaACGACAATTGCAAACTCTTTCATGATCAAAGTACCTTTTCAACTTATCCCAACTTACgcctctttttattttattgtaattcacATCTTTTATGTAACGTTTAGGTTTTGTTTCGTTCGTgatattcatattttcatcCCGCTTTACTAGTTGGCTATAAACAGTAGTTATAATATCAGGATTTATAGTAGCATTACTTACGTTACCATTTatcaaagtattaatataatttttatatgtgttgTTTTCAAATGAAATCAGATTTGAAATTCCTATATTTCTTATAGGTTTAAGAGCAAAATTGGAAGTAGGTGaagttatattgatattttcaaCCAATAAATATAAGCCTGGTGAAATAACCTCTTGAGACATTTTAGTTACTTTATCGTCTTCAAACGTATGAATTTGATATTCCAAGTCTACAGGAGTAGACATGACAGCagaaaaaacttttcttaCTTTTATAGGTTCCAAGGACCTTTTTCTATCGCTCAAATCATTTGGCAATGCAATGTGAACTTGAATTGAATTGGTTGCATGATTTTCTGTCTTAGGCGCAGTTAAAATATAGGGAgcatttttcttttcttccaTATCAGGCAAAGCGTTCCGTAattccttattatttaaagtatctgTACTTTTTACTAAATCTACAACGACTTCAAGAGCAGCTACACCTTTAGCGGTGAATGCATCTTTAGATTGTATACCACGCTTTTGAACCTTATTTTTGCAAGTAGGTTTCtgttcttttttcttttttatttgacttcGAAGAGGAGGTTCAAAGTAAacctacatttataaaaatttcggTAGTAAtagagaaaattataatacaaatttgaaattaacaaaCTTACAAAAGTAACTTACCACGTcatctatattttttggttcTTTTAAGGCAATGTAAAAGtactttttaaagttttttgttgctttactaaaattacttttcaatattttaccaGTCGGAGTTAGTGTATAATTAGTACTCAGCGGGTCCAAAGAAGTGAAGTTTTCTTCCTGAACATTGATAAGAACagataacaaacatatttcacaataaaataattattatgaaccaAAACTGACTTACCGCTTTGGATGCCATGTGAGTGGTATTTATGCATTGTTCAAAGTTATCTTAAAAGCaaagaatgttattaaattatgaacatCAACGTTACCAGTCTTATGTACAATTgggtttttgaaaaaaaacattgtgatAAATGGAAAgatcatatacatgttttataataaaaatatatatatattttcggtataattaattaataaacctGTGcgcgtgtgacgtcacaatgtTAATTTCTCCTCATTGTAGCACACAGCTTATACAGTGTTTTGACATTTAACAGATAATATCTTGTTATTATCGTCtatttatcgataaatatattaaaaatgtcgaACCTTAAAATTTATCGTGCTTGCTTCGTACCGGTATGTACAAATACTACAAAAACAACccacgaaaaaatatttttcaaagttCCTCAAGATGTTAAACGTCGTAATCAAGGGTTCCAAGCAGTGCGATTACCTAATCCcaaaacaacataatattttttttgttgtgaagatcattttgatgtattttataataatataggaataaacaattatttatgtaaacgaATAAGTTGTATTgtaaatcatcatcatcatcagcctatcggagcccactactgagcaaaggcctctcctcacatggagaaggttagagcattaatcaccaggCTTGCTCAAGACGAGTTTGCGATTTCAttcttataaattgaaattataagaccaggtttcttcacgatgttttcctacATCGTCTGTCAATGGTGTCTAAATaatcttagaaagtacatataaaacgagcacattggtacttgccaggttgtataaatagaattccaaaacataaatttttcagcCAAACTCAAATCGTAACTTTAACAGtcatagcaataaaaaaatttacatgaataatttaaaatatatccacaTCAGGTATATTATTGgcattaacttttataaatcctTTATCACACATGGCTTAAttgaattacttattattattaatttttttacaataaattttggaTACTTTCACGCGCAGAAGCCGTTGACAGTGTACTatcttcaaattattttaacattgtgACGTCATAATCATGGCCACGGATCGTGGCTTGTTCTTAGTGGCGTGGTTATTTTAgagattttatcaatttttaattgttaataatgaaatgaaaaaaaataattcatttttcctatcaattataattataatttatattaaagttttgaaataaataaaaaatcgatattttttttgttttcaaaaacccaattaataattatatttactcatatatggaaaacaatatttcaaaggaaaaagtaatagaaaaattattgagtgattataaattttgggTTAAAACAAGCAAATTACCTTTGCGGTAAAACCTTAGGCGATTCAtgttttcatactttatatttgttgTCATCCCAGGGTAATAATCCTTgctgtaaataacttttaatatcaaacgtcacgaataaatttaaaaaaaaaattgaattcaatatttacttaCTATCCTTCAGAAtatgtacttttattaaaattatatgtcggGTACATgtcatctaaaatatatagtttattcaTGATtacttatcataaaatataaatattccatacgtctaataatatttacatgtatCCAAATCCTGCATCCAATAATTCAttggtgtttgatagattatGTCATACTTATAACTATGACCACTTATTTGTACTCTACTTGGTATCGTTTGGgacaacttttttttcttgtttataaatttatataattgattatacTCCGCTttcgttgtaatatttttagcagGGATATGAGTAAATGGAAGATGATCTCCATAGTTATACATGTTCCTGAAGTAGAAATCATTcttatttgatgtttttgatgtttttgatttcattGTTACCAATTGCAGATTATTAGGGTCATCCACATTTTtcgttaaaagtaaattatgcATGCCTAAACTTGagtttctattataattattgagtGTCACATCAATATTTCCAATTTTGTTTGACTTAATTGGTTGTTTCTTTGGGTCGTTTAACTGGAATAAGTCGAAAGATTCAGACGTTGCAAAAAccatagaatttttttttagctttAAAAGTCTTTCGTCGttcgtaataatttttgcatttttttttctacttagTCTTCtttgagaatttttattactctttTTGTCTCCACCCGAATTTTTTTGAGTCTGCAAAGGTGTTggtttatttgatttgatcATTACtttactgttattattattcaatttgtcTGGATTTGGATGAAAATAGTCATAAACAAGCGGTCGATCcagaattttcttatttttctctttCGTTTTAAAGCGTTcgtaattttctaatattttttgttgtttacttattaatcctgtaacattttttttgaaaagattCCAAGCATCGATGCGTTTAGGCAAGGGGTCGGATAGTGGCGCTGTGACAGACTCTACATCTATAtccagattttttaaaaatttattaaagtctgCATTTTTCATTGGTATAGGAGTACTGTAATACTGTTTTGGAGGCGTATTTACTTTTGTCACCGGTCTTTTCTGTAAAAAGACAAAAAGTttgtagtttatatttatttgataaatccATCGCAAAAGATACTTACTATATTAACGTCTTTGTAATCATTAAAATGACgaactgaaaaataaagaattataattaaaaaatatacgattatGTTGAtggtaacattaaaattaaaataaataattatgaaaaacgaatagaaatgaatttaccatatatcaaatattctagcagattttttgtaatattcttaAAGTGCTTTTCTTGTAGCAGAGGAgttccaaataaatatatttaattaagatttaccTGGTTGGAATACTTTTGATTCTTCAGAATTTTTCCCATTCTTAAACATTGTTAGATCATTATGACTTggtttgaatttatatttcttttgctCTACGTAATTTAAACGGaaaaatttttagttacaaaatttaaaaaataattacaaaataaaaatacaagacGAATACAGTGTTTAGGAAATTTTACCAAAGTTTTTATCGTATGGAGACATAGTCAGATCACTAGTTGGTCTAAATATATACGGCTTTTGatctacaaaataataaaaatataaattatcgtaTAGTACTTTAggataatagtaaaaaaatagtaaaaacatAACTTTGATTATTACCAGAAGTTTTGCTCTCTTTCAAATTGTTAAAGCCTTCATCGTATTTAAACGTTGCCTGATTCTTAAAAGTTGTCGTgacttttttcttctttttagctatataattaaagatagCGAAAAATTAATCTGAGTTTTTTTAACcgaaattgtataataaaatgaataagttCTTTAATAAGTACCACAAttcttgttttgtttgaaataatttgaattttcatcATTTGCAAACATTGTATCATCGTTGAAAGTTGGGCTGgctttatacttttttttaactgttaaattaaaattttaaatgtaagcaTTACAGTTTAAGTTGACATTTACTAAGAAtatggttaaaaaaaagtttccgAAACTTATCTTGATCTACATTACTAAAGCATGTAATCAATGTCAAAAAATGAGTTGTTggcttgatttttttaaacggaAAATGTGTGCAAAAATCATTtatgtcttatttaaaaaatatgaaagaaagTGTGTATTTTCGATGTTACccaaattattcttttattgttGTTGGGTTATTGGTAGttgacttaaaattttttaagagTTAAACTTAGGGTAAGTTTCAGTAatcattatttctaaaaaaagaataataagatatattttttaaatattactatttgttGTATCCTCttgtatattgaatattttttcgtattcAAGCATTGGTAAGTCATTGGGTGTAACTCTATATTCATTCTTAGTTggaactataatattaaaaaaagaacagaagtttaaatataataaattaaataaaagcatatttaaaatactgttttaaaaGTTACCAAAATTATGGATttcatgtaaattattaacactttTCTCATAGGCTAACGTTGTCAAATCTTTTGGAGTTGGCTcgtatttattcttttttttaactgaaatgtaatataagaTGTAATTACaatgttgttaatttaaaataagaatacttTATCTCTCAACAATAccaaaatgtttgttttccTGTATATCAGTAAATCTTTCGTCATACGCCAGGGTTATCAGATCATTTGAAGTTGGCTCCAATTTatacagtttatttttaactgtgtAATTTCAAACAACATGTGGTTATTATGTAATGTAATCATAGTATCGtaaaaaagttatgttttaGGATTACCATAATTTATGATTTCTTGAAAATTCGAGCTTTTGTCATATTCATGCACTGTGAAGTCAATGGGAGTAGGtgtgaatgtatttttttcggGCACTGTAAAATTAAAggtaaataagttttgtttgtctttatatgagaatgaaaatataatgtacatgTCATGAACGATTACCAAAATACTTGTCTTCTTCAAAATAACAAGAGCTTTTATCTTGTGCAAACATTGTAGGAGCATCATTCAAAATTTCTttccatgatatttttttccatgCTATAACAGTCTAATCATTAATTATCTAGACgttaatatctatttttaaacagaattttaaaaatatttaccaaagccttttgtgtttttttttaaaccgaaAGCAagattatcataatttaaagaacTCAAAGTAGATAATATCACTGGAGAAAACTTCGATTTAAAGAAAAGTAAGTCAccgttttttgtatttaactttgacAAAACCATTCCATCCAAGTCATTAACATTAGTTGAggttattttttcatcatatttatcagtgtctaatatattatgaataagaGGCCTCTCTATTTGGTAATCTTTTAAAGATTTACCGTGAGAAtcatcataattaaaagactCTTTCTTTTTTCCTTCATCGGttgttttttgtatatctTTGTTTTTACCTAATTTCAATAATCTTAGTGCCATCTCATCgatttcattttgtatattatttttagtcatGGCTGTTGAAAATGCATAAGATATAGTATTCATATCAAGACTGTGAAATAATGTGTCAGTTGTTGTACCTATCTGTTGATTaccaatatcattatttttcttcttatttgctgaaaattatgaaatataacgtaaatataatgtctaagaattaatttattaagtatataacccaaaattacatatataaataattattttcgtttCTCTAACTTA is part of the Danaus plexippus chromosome 11, MEX_DaPlex, whole genome shotgun sequence genome and harbors:
- the LOC116765750 gene encoding uncharacterized protein LOC116765750 isoform X2 → MFAQDKSSCYFEEDKYFVPEKNTFTPTPIDFTVHEYDKSSNFQEIINYVKNKLYKLEPTSNDLITLAYDERFTDIQENKHFVKKKNKYEPTPKDLTTLAYEKSVNNLHEIHNFVPTKNEYRVTPNDLPMLEYEKIFNIQEDTTNIKKKYKASPTFNDDTMFANDENSNYFKQNKNCAKKKKKVTTTFKNQATFKYDEGFNNLKESKTSDQKPYIFRPTSDLTMSPYDKNFEQKKYKFKPSHNDLTMFKNGKNSEESKVFQPVRHFNDYKDVNIKRPVTKVNTPPKQYYSTPIPMKNADFNKFLKNLDIDVESVTAPLSDPLPKRIDAWNLFKKNVTGLISKQQKILENYERFKTKEKNKKILDRPLVYDYFHPNPDKLNNNNSKVMIKSNKPTPLQTQKNSGGDKKSNKNSQRRLSRKKNAKIITNDERLLKLKKNSMVFATSESFDLFQLNDPKKQPIKSNKIGNIDVTLNNYNRNSSLGMHNLLLTKNVDDPNNLQLVTMKSKTSKTSNKNDFYFRNMYNYGDHLPFTHIPAKNITTKAEYNQLYKFINKKKKLSQTIPSRVQISGHSYKYDIIYQTPMNYWMQDLDTYDMYPTYNFNKSTYSEGYKDYYPGMTTNIKYENMNRLRFYRKDNFEQCINTTHMASKAEENFTSLDPLSTNYTLTPTGKILKSNFSKATKNFKKYFYIALKEPKNIDDVVYFEPPLRSQIKKKKEQKPTCKNKVQKRGIQSKDAFTAKGVAALEVVVDLVKSTDTLNNKELRNALPDMEEKKNAPYILTAPKTENHATNSIQVHIALPNDLSDRKRSLEPIKVRKVFSAVMSTPVDLEYQIHTFEDDKVTKMSQEVISPGLYLLVENINITSPTSNFALKPIRNIGISNLISFENNTYKNYINTLINGNVSNATINPDIITTVYSQLVKRDENMNITNETKPKRYIKDVNYNKIKRGVSWDKLKRYFDHERVCNCRCKINKTMCKPCAASDAVISELIFEFDNLVNYVTDHCTEIQTFFWMNPTGGRKLKDSVHKLDTTLNNYYKRLNDKCRGKTCQMISTSIDKRECHKNYPKGKLLNHLQSLDVKLKNIVENNVFDENVFKTGKMCISSINKCINTKIKRNFNKRSFKASAEDINRKSFYTLNNVKVNLICDKDLTAYKKFGPSSNITKVMTFEDNVKTPLYFDVDEIKREKKKGKVVKQLFKKLSHKLKIGQNKRDQTLIKQLKERNKRHSSIENRAKTPLLSHNIANFWNTNFHNNVRETRRQRHLAKHSIGNLSIVTVTEEINTANTFILNKTTDEKNEANDKEEVALETDTLNHNLNDLFKLLGGLKTVEMNKGEFELESTTKNNNTFSSKKKVYNQTLTPLSNTKKFENTKKPNNSSTNSKIKTKTDQTNKQLCIINEKRKTTRNISSKTSKPKTQHTTIVLTGKTKVGFLNRLVGVTLKFLGKKENKEKPTSKPNYVEKRPISKIFHKCKKKFATNAETKPSKGDDIIHENNNVTTSRNPTIIIIDDFDFTEKSTTTIKSNNNAMTRKLLLNTNKKTSLKLLEETKSADLSENKRNTTELVSSLMPLVHIENSNNNITQNNIKYPDHDIIHSITKGLSLTATNLTTLRPGKYALNKIFYKISGKSTPSAKKSELNEKDNNQRNISLDVWANRTMLNKPIKSENNIKTTLRTTHDTESENRVTKLNVTKIIPTKKKLDTCYFESKSLKEAGEDGFDHICDISTTVAFVTKLQKSILNHNFENYVKNIPCHKYKRAPKYFTIRSCIRKPSKMLQKRLHQLKFLGNMRGNRFRKWDWIRDKRTVNDETRVEDDTEEGCKHKPLRLFSNYLSGTRKQKKNSDFNGNFIQLLDGENDYYENFIRGKDGIYGKSLKRRKRLDADMSELNEGLQNLPPLRPSIDEIYAMLAESITFDCNTSESTKNRYSNYIWTTDRVGLLDYKNVIVDGSKVYIKNVQTNNSGNYLCNTDNAIIRNIKLTVIELPTIDIVFTPLYEIESCSYENLKNLQKLGKLMSLFTCKKECSARIDEPICLKDSMDGSILIRPIVVMSVKRQANINCSAKCERDFHCSKALLLAKNAPALASVKVLIYDNDTKRILFPLREKRRSFVTHTLRQKDANGHREYHSLAANMDPNSVNVVLLCSAGFYLVVGQKICAVCPPNTFSLEGENVCRNCPKGSSSEPGSRSCRLSLHSRKYRCPWKYECGAAVCMLSCVIACCYTVLRLLRQPVSAKEIKTSRKTRQGFSNINHEKKQKCRPLSPSRVILSRLLQASFSSSRATGKNIGFSRDPI
- the LOC116765750 gene encoding uncharacterized protein LOC116765750 isoform X1 — its product is MFAQDKSSCYFEEDKYFVPEKNTFTPTPIDFTVHEYDKSSNFQEIINYVKNKLYKLEPTSNDLITLAYDERFTDIQENKHFVKKKNKYEPTPKDLTTLAYEKSVNNLHEIHNFVPTKNEYRVTPNDLPMLEYEKIFNIQEDTTNIKKKYKASPTFNDDTMFANDENSNYFKQNKNCAKKKKKVTTTFKNQATFKYDEGFNNLKESKTSDQKPYIFRPTSDLTMSPYDKNFEQKKYKFKPSHNDLTMFKNGKNSEESKVFQPVRHFNDYKDVNIKRPVTKVNTPPKQYYSTPIPMKNADFNKFLKNLDIDVESVTAPLSDPLPKRIDAWNLFKKNVTGLISKQQKILENYERFKTKEKNKKILDRPLVYDYFHPNPDKLNNNNSKVMIKSNKPTPLQTQKNSGGDKKSNKNSQRRLSRKKNAKIITNDERLLKLKKNSMVFATSESFDLFQLNDPKKQPIKSNKIGNIDVTLNNYNRNSSLGMHNLLLTKNVDDPNNLQLVTMKSKTSKTSNKNDFYFRNMYNYGDHLPFTHIPAKNITTKAEYNQLYKFINKKKKLSQTIPSRVQISGHSYKYDIIYQTPMNYWMQDLDTYDMYPTYNFNKSTYSEGYKDYYPGMTTNIKYENMNRLRFYRKDNFEQCINTTHMASKAEENFTSLDPLSTNYTLTPTGKILKSNFSKATKNFKKYFYIALKEPKNIDDVVYFEPPLRSQIKKKKEQKPTCKNKVQKRGIQSKDAFTAKGVAALEVVVDLVKSTDTLNNKELRNALPDMEEKKNAPYILTAPKTENHATNSIQVHIALPNDLSDRKRSLEPIKVRKVFSAVMSTPVDLEYQIHTFEDDKVTKMSQEVISPGLYLLVENINITSPTSNFALKPIRNIGISNLISFENNTYKNYINTLINGNVSNATINPDIITTVYSQLVKRDENMNITNETKPKRYIKDVNYNKIKRGVSWDKLKRYFDHERVCNCRCKINKTMCKPCAASDAVISELIFEFDNLVNYVTDHCTEIQTFFWMNPTGGRKLKDSVHKLDTTLNNYYKRLNDKCRGKTCQMISTSIDKRECHKNYPKGKLLNHLQSLDVKLKNIVENNVFDENVFKTGKMCISSINKCINTKIKRNFNKRSFKASAEDINRKSFYTLNNVKVNLICDKDLTAYKKFGPSSNITKVMTFEDNVKTPLYFDVDEIKREKKKGKVVKQLFKKLSHKLKIGQNKRDQTLIKQLKERNKRHSSIENRAKTPLLSHNIANFWNTNFHNNVRETRRQRHLAKHSIGNLSIVTVTEEINTANTFILNKTTDEKNEANDKEEVALETDTLNHNLNDLFKLLGGLKTVEMNKGEFELESTTKNNNTFSSKKKVYNQTLTPLSNTKKFENTKKPNNSSTNSKIKTKTDQTNKQLCIINEKRKTTRNISSKTSKPKTQHTTIVLTGKTKVGFLNRLVGVTLKFLGKKENKEKPTSKPNYVEKRPISKIFHKCKKKFATNAETKPSKGDDIIHENNNVTTSRNPTIIIIDDFDFTEKSTTTIKSNNNAMTRKLLLNTNKKTSLKLLEETKSADLSENKRNTTELVSSLMPLVHIENSNNNITQNNIKYPDHDIIHSITKGLSLTATNLTTLRPGKYALNKIFYKISGKSTPSAKKSELNEKDNNQRNISLDVWANRTMLNKPIKSENNIKTTLRTTHDTESENRVTKLNVTKIIPTKKKLDTCYFESKSLKEAGEDGFDHICDISTTVAFVTKLQKSILNHNFENYVKNIPCHKYKRAPKYFTIRSCIRKPSKMLQKRLHQLKFLGNMRGNRFRKWDWIRDKRTVNDETRVEDDTEEGCKHKPLRLFSNYLSGTRKQKKNSDFNGNFIQLLDGENDYYENFIRGKDGIYGKSLKRRKRLDADMSELNEGLQNLPPLRPSIDEIYAMLAESITFDCNTSESTKNRYSNYIWTTDRVGLLDYKNVIVDGSKVYIKNVQTNNSGNYLCNTDNAIIRNIKLTVIELPTIDIVFTPLYEIESCSYENLKNLQKLGKLMSLFTCKKECSARIDEPICLKDSMDGSILIRPIVVMSVKRQANINCSAKCERDFHCSKALLLAKNAPALASVKVLIYDNDTKRILFPLREKRRSFVTHTLRQKDANGHREYHSLAANMDPNSVNVVLLCSAGFYLVVGQKICAVCPPNTFSLEGENVCRNCPKGSSSEPGSRSCRLSLHSRKYRCPWKYECGAAVCMLSCVIACCYTVLRLLRQPVSAKEIKTSRKTRQGFSNINHEKKQKCRPLSPSRVILSRLLQASFSSSRATDSQETRFELWKEKNTLPPLPPIDFEL